One region of Pseudoalteromonas sp. R3 genomic DNA includes:
- a CDS encoding histidine kinase codes for MSVVSLQRNEQIGALTIIAMVSLSISFTDWAQRAAALSLPVVLSSICAVIFMYWLPMILGYVLIQRAKIAHWILQFSCLYLSMVAGGWIFGALRAHLLGIPAFMLSDALIIALPWSSAILLLVKFYLTRKHLKDEQLLRQQAEIKVLHSQLNPHFLFNSLNTIAALVQSSPGQAETLVHNLSAILRYSLKHAISDHQSSGLVSLSDELLMLHQWCEIEQCRFGNNLQVAFDIDEALLSAPIPAMVLQPLIENAIKHGNRRPLYVTIHAYIDAGHPTIAVSDNGVGFGPDILLGDVKPGLGLAITRSRLELEANTKLILSNQPNGGARAQFMLQELPC; via the coding sequence ATGTCAGTAGTTTCTTTACAACGCAATGAGCAAATCGGCGCATTAACCATTATTGCCATGGTGAGTCTGTCTATTAGCTTTACCGACTGGGCACAACGCGCTGCTGCGCTCTCACTTCCTGTTGTACTTTCGTCCATCTGTGCCGTCATCTTTATGTACTGGCTACCCATGATTTTGGGCTATGTACTGATACAAAGGGCAAAAATAGCGCACTGGATACTGCAATTTTCCTGCCTTTATCTGAGCATGGTCGCTGGTGGATGGATATTTGGGGCACTCAGAGCACACTTGCTGGGCATACCTGCCTTTATGCTTAGCGATGCACTCATCATCGCTCTGCCCTGGAGCAGCGCAATACTATTACTGGTAAAATTCTACCTCACACGAAAGCACTTAAAAGATGAGCAGTTGCTGCGTCAGCAGGCTGAAATAAAGGTACTTCACAGTCAGCTCAACCCACACTTTTTATTTAACAGCTTGAATACTATCGCGGCCTTAGTACAGTCCAGCCCGGGTCAGGCTGAAACGCTTGTACACAACCTGTCAGCGATACTGCGCTACTCGCTCAAACACGCTATTTCAGACCATCAGTCGTCTGGCCTCGTTTCCTTATCGGATGAATTGTTGATGCTCCATCAGTGGTGTGAAATCGAGCAATGTCGGTTTGGCAATAATCTGCAAGTGGCATTTGACATTGATGAAGCGCTGCTAAGTGCGCCCATACCTGCCATGGTGTTACAACCACTTATTGAAAACGCCATAAAACATGGCAACCGGCGGCCTCTGTATGTGACCATTCATGCGTATATTGATGCCGGTCACCCCACTATCGCCGTGTCCGACAATGGCGTCGGCTTTGGGCCAGATATTTTACTTGGCGATGTCAAACCTGGTCTTGGACTGGCAATCACCCGGTCAAGACTTGAGCTGGAGGCCAACACTAAACTGATTCTTTCCAACCAACCAAATGGCGGCGCCAGGGCGCAGTTTATGTTACAGGAGC
- a CDS encoding RebB family R body protein — protein MAFPTAVNSQITDSVSQVNTKLLGDPPTVAMGNFMLATSQALSNAAHNANVAQTFPMTPVAQGVSALYGIDTASTGAATRRIFR, from the coding sequence ATGGCATTTCCTACCGCTGTAAACAGTCAGATCACGGATTCAGTTTCTCAAGTCAATACCAAGCTGCTTGGTGATCCACCTACAGTTGCCATGGGTAACTTTATGCTTGCAACAAGCCAGGCGCTGTCTAACGCAGCACATAACGCCAACGTGGCCCAGACATTTCCTATGACCCCTGTCGCCCAAGGCGTCTCAGCGCTGTACGGTATAGATACCGCCAGCACAGGGGCTGCCACCAGGCGGATTTTCCGCTAA